The Gossypium hirsutum isolate 1008001.06 chromosome A03, Gossypium_hirsutum_v2.1, whole genome shotgun sequence genome contains the following window.
AGATTCTGCCACAGCTTCGGATGGTGTTGCTGTCTCAGTTTCCACACAACTAGTAGCTTTTTGATTTGTTAACTCGAATGAAACTCTATGATCAACCACAACCTGATCAGTTTGGTTTCCTCTAGCCATGCGTGGATACGACACAATTTCAGAAATCTGATGATCCAGAAGAAAACCATTGAGAGGTGTGGATGTTGTACCGTCTGGGGTTAAAGTACCAGAACCATGATATGATCCCCATTCACGGTTGGAAAGCTTATCAAGGTTCAAGAGCTTGGAAGGGTCGCCCAGTTGGAACTCGGGAAAGCGTAGACCAGCAGTATAATCACCATCGAGGAAAGGAGATGAGGTGCCAGAACCAGAGATTCCTGAGCTTGGGGAGATCAATTGGCCTACAGGGCTCCCAGGTTGAAGATGATAAGACTGAAATTCATAGTGGGATATTGGGAATCGCTGCTCTCCATACTGGAGGTTGGGGCCAAGGAACTGGGCAAATGGCACCTCAGGCGAGGATGGTGTAGTCAAGTGAACTGACTCGGGAGGAGGTGTAAATGGAGCAGTTGAAGGTTCAGTGGGGAAAGCCGAGAAAACAGGTGGGGAAACTAACTGAGTTTCCTGAGCATAAGGGCCAATCGCAAAAATGGAAGCAGGCCCTGGAGAATACATACTAGCAGAAATAGATGTGAGAGACACTAAACCAGCTGGAGACTGTGTAGCAGAGGGGGGTTCAGATGGAAGGAAAGATGCAGGAGAAGAGGGTGGTGCAACAAAAGGAAGTGTAAAGGAGGATGCTTGGTTTGGATTTTCAGCAGCAGGCACATTACCACCAGAAGCACTTGTTTCGGAAACAAGAACAGCAGGCCCAATTCGCTTTTTTTGTTTGTAAGATCCAAAACACCAATAAACACTCCACCAGCCACTCCATCTTCTCTTCTGAATGTCACCAAATTTATGATAAAATGGATTAATACAGTAAATTACACCAAATTCTTATGTAGTTAATAGGAAACCAAACAACTGgcaatgaaagaaaaagatcatATTACACAATAAGGCAATGCATCCTCATTAAAGCTTTGACCAAAGTGTATCAAGTAACGAAACAAATTAAAGCATCTATGCTCAAAACTTATTGGATATCATGCTACAACTATCCTTCAAACTGTTTGATAGAAAGAGTATGTATGCTTATCCCACACTTTTACCATCTATATTAAGGTCAAGTAGAATATGCAGTTCATACCCATTGTTTAAGTATTTCCGAAGCTTATCCTCGTGATTGTAAATGAGTATTCTTCAACTAGACCTCCACTACAAGGGAAATCATATACACAGACAGAACATACACAGAACCACTGATTATCCATCTTGAATTCGGATGCTGAAATGGGATTTACCTTGATCTTAGTCAGGTAAGGCATACATAAGTTTCTAGATTTCCACAATCAGAGCCTATACGAAACCTTCTAATTAACTCTTCCCACATTATGGACACAAAAAAAACTTAATGATACAAACAAATTCAAGGACAAATTTGTATAATACTCGTCTTCTTCTTTTGCTTCTTTACTTCTGATCTAGGAATCTAggccaaataaaagtaaaattagaaACAGTAATGAAGAAGATCACCTAGTTCCCGATGTTTGCTGGGTAAATGAGGTATAGCGAATATAATAACAAAGAAACCATATATGTTCATAAACACTGTTTCATCAACAAAGACAATTCTTAGAATCCTGAACTGCCGAGTACCAAAAAAGAAACAAGCTATAAATAAGAAAACCTTCAATTTCTAAATCTAACCACAAGCAACAGTGAAAAAAGATTCTTGATTCTGGAACAATTCAACCTTTAATAAATTTAAGCCTAAAATCACATATTATTACGCTGAAAAGAAAGCTTAAACTTGATTCTGGTTTAAAAAACTTATTAAATCACCATAACATAATCACagaaccaaaaaaagaaaatcaaatcgtGCAAAAAAACAGATCACGAAATGAATACCGAAGAAGTTTAAAAACATTTCcacaaatcaaccaaattgaattAAAACTCCATTGAAACAATCACAACAAAGAaaacacccaaaaaaaaaaaactaaacgaaacataaattttaaaaattattttacctgAACCGTAGCTTGTGGAACACGATTCTCAGCTGAAGCGATCGCGTTAGCAGCAGCATGTATAGTCTCCAAAGTATTATTCAAAACTCTAGATTCTCCATTCGCGCCTCTCATTTCTACCTCTCTCTTTTTTCCCGAGAAACAAACAGCTCAAAACTTTCTTCCCCTCTGAAAATGTCCAAATTTTCCCAGACAAACAAAACAAACGAAAGAGAAAGGACGTAAACGGTGATTTATAGAAGAAGCTTCCGtaatgagaaaaaataaaaaattatataatttttttaaaaaaattattaaattcttaAATCAAAAATCCCCTTTTTATATTATGTCAATgcagaaaccaaaaaaaaaatcttttctttttgcttGAATGTTACTAACCTTGTCTGGAATAAGTGTATAAGCAAACGCTTTCAAGGTCAAACACGGCAATGACttgattctttataaattttatgtaattatcGAAAAACCCCAACTTTATGCTAATGTTTTATATTATCCTAATTATAAGCTGAATTTTACTTATTTGCCCTTTTCattgaatgttttattttaaattattttttaaaacatcattttaatctaaatttagaagaaaaaaaatactataaTATGTTATTGGCAaacttaaattaatatatttaaaattagggtaaactataaaaataatcatttttgtttacctcaaattacattttaatcacttatgtttaaaatgttacttttagtcacttatgttatcgttttattacgaagtggtcactttaCCGTTAAACTACATTACCTTCCTAAAGGCGATCCTATGTgacagtccaaattaaatttatttaattaaaaatttattttcatctcAGCATCTGGAcatctaagttggcatttaaaatttatttaaactgTCACGTAAGACTGTAATTAAGGAGATAACGGAGTTTAACGATAgagtgaccactttgtaacaaaacgataacgtaagtgactaaaacatagcattttaaacataaatgactaGAATATAATACGAGTTTaataaaagtgattatttttataatttatctttaaaattatttaattgagggttgtaaatgtaataataaaaaagtgaaatattctgtaataaaaaaaaatgtgatcgtttttaaaaatgttttttgtcAAAGGAGTGCACGTGTGCACATCCCTTACTTGCTAGCTTTCGTGCGCCTACCCACCCAAACTCCTTATAGaggcaaaaataaaaaagaaaaaattgggtCCCATGTTCTACTCTAAAATTCTCCCCCTTTACCCGCCACTTCAACTAACTCTCACCATACCATCAATGTATATTCTTTAGGGTAAATTGTCAAAATAGtcacttatattattattttattacaaaatagtACTCTATCATTAAGATCTATTATCTGTCAAATGGAAGTCCGACATGGCAGTGAAAATAAGTCTTAAATGCTAACATAGATATCTGGTTGGGATCAGGGGGTAGCtaggggggctggcatgggccccggcccccctaaaatataaaattatattttaggcccttcaaattttttaaaaattttaaattagtaaaggtaaaattgtactttacccccctaaaattataaaaattcgatttaatcctttacaatttataaaaatataaactataaaaaattaaaatttcatccggccctccctaaaaaaattttctggcttcgcccctagtTGGGATGAGAAAAGttgttttatttatgaaaatagaatACAAAATTTTTGGATGTCCATAGTGAATGATTTGGGttttaagataaatttttttcAACTGTGTacgattgaatcaaaatcaaaattttatgtatatatatggacCACAATtgaagttttatatatataattgtaccaaattaaaattcatgtatcaaattgcatatTGAACTAAAGTTTATGTACGAGTTTGATATTTAtccttttctttatatataattgtaccaaattaaaattcatgtatcaaattgcatatTGAACTAAAGTTTATGTACGAGTTTGATATTTATCCttttctttataatattttacGTATACAAGTTGAACAAGcagttaaaagattaaattattttttatatttatatgattttgaTGGATTATCTTTTTACTGTAATCGAATTAACTGATTTTTACCATCTTAATTTGACTTAATTGAATCAATTTCAAATAGGTGAATTTGGTCGACTAAGTTCgaattgattatattttattttaaaatgtaattataaaaataaatatttaagaatattaaaattttatatcaatcGTTATTAATTGGTATACACTAGTACAAATTGTTATTCGTCAAAATggatttaaacatatcaaaattttgATTCGAACAAAACTTAAATTACTCGGCATCGATTTAAGACTGGAATGGTAACCTACTATTAAAGCTACTCATGAACTGGATTGGGTTAGGTCTAcgcatgatattaacatactttataaTTGTTTAAGCCTGATTTGACTTGAATTATGGGTCTATAATTTGACCCAAGTCTACTCATATTTACAAAAGATTAATCCAAGCCCATTTTAGGTCgcccatatttattttttaattttttaaaaaatatattaatttttttatacagttatctttacattattttaatatttacattagagtagtatcatatatttagtatatatttatttttttatgtcttataaattatataatatataaaaataacatgatataaagtattataaacttaaaattggGTTGGACTCAAGTCTTGAATTTTTAAACTCGAACCCAACTCATATTTAAACATActtaatatttttgtccaaactcattttttaaaCCTAATACTTTTATCCGATCCACgaacaaatctaaaatttcaaaGATACTAAAACCTTAACATTCACCAACACAACTGcctcatatttaaaataattaaaataatataaatgaagcCAATTAAGTTGATGGGAtcaattatgaattttaattattaataattaaccCAAAAAGCCATCCTAACTAAAACCTTAACTGATTTAATCCATTGATTGAAAAAACCAACCTAATGAATGAGTTCCCCTAATTGAAATTACATTTATATACATTTATGTTATTCAATTTTTGATATAATTAACTATATTTCATATATCTAATCTAATTGAAATCTATTTTTCTCTTAATTTAATTGACACGATTATTATTGCAAGAATCAATAGCACATTTAAACgcgtatataaataataaaataagatattttgtatttaagattaattttttgaattaatgaatttatttttatatttatataataaagttAATAATATCTATACCTTTCTCTAACTGAATGAAGTAAActgtattattttaaaagtatttttattcttatatatttttatattaaaaaatatatatatacacaaaataaGTAATAATTGATATTTAATCGAAACTCTAGCAATGATtcattgagtcttagctcgattggcataGGTATTATCAGTGGTAGagtcagaaaattttttttagggggtcgaaattaaattgtatatttttacgatggtaaaaatacaatttcaccattttaatagactatatctttataacttttaaaggattaaattcattttttattatttttgggaggccaaagtgtaattttaccattactaatttaaaattttataaattataaatagccTAAAtgagaaattttctattttaagggggTTGGGGACCTACCAATCCCCTTGGCTCCGCCATTgagtattattgtcaatataagAGGACGTGGGTTCAAATGCGCGAAATGCATTACCtttttatttatgagttaatgagaaactatgaataattttaagcataatataaaataaaataattgcttGTGACCAATTTGTTGAAAGAAGTTTAACCCTATTTTTCCCAAAAGAAGTATGTTGTCTTTTAACCTTCTTTTGAGATACTTGACAAATGATTTTGCTCCAAAATTTGCTTTAAacaaatatgtaatgatttacCCCTTTTCAAGGGGAAAATTAGATTAAGACTAAATTTTAATCTTCTTTTGACCATCTAGTTTGACCAGTTGAGTTTATGATATGCTACCTTATTAGCCCCATTCCTTTAACCACTCTCAAGGTTATTTTTCATCCGACAAACTCTCAATCTCATCATTTGCTTAGTAATAGATGAACAACCCTTTTtattcttactattttttttattacgtTTACGTGTTTTGTAAGTAAATgtatgataaattattttatgtgctatttttattatattaattatgattacttttatttatttaataatattttagtatttttttatgtcATTAATATATAACTTCGATAATATATTTTATCTCTTGAACCTTAAAAATTTAGAGTTTAGGatctaagatttagggtttaaggttttaattTGAGTTTGGGGTTCGTGTTTAAGATTTAATAGTCAAAGCTTAGGGTTTGAGATTCAggataaaaaaattaccaaaattatgtatcaattatatgaaaaaaattgatgaaataatattaaataattgaaaagagaCAATGGATAATGTGGTGAAAAGTCCAAAATATAGTATGATTTGTCATatattatgttaaattgaattttcATTTAACTTTAAGATAAAATATCTAAATCGGGTTAATAACTTtgaaatgatattaaaaaaaGATGGTGGTTTGTTAATTAagttttaactcgattgacaTGTGTATTGTTGCCAATGTAAAATGACATGGGTTAGAGTCAaacaaaagttcaaaaaaaaagacAATTTTAGCAATGGTTGTGTTAAGAAATTTGAGTCACTTCACTCTCAAATTTCACTAAATTTtgcagaaaaaaataattaatcaaataagagctagaaaatttgaaaattttaatagggATTGATTGAAGTATTTTACCAATTATGATCAAATAAAATGTTATCATCTTGAGATAATATCAAGTTGAGTCCCTGTCAACTACCAAGActtttatttaaacttttttaaacaaaatttccATCTTTTAACCCTAAAAAAATTGCAAATTTATTTCAATCTTCAATACCAATTTTCTTTAATCTTTGGGAAACCAATGCCCCTAAAGTTCCTTTCTCCATTCCCTTTTAACCCTTTTGAAGGACAGCAGAGAAAATGAAGTTGCTTTTGGAGCTACCTTTcacactttatatatatatataattttttctggattaaaatatcttttatatTCGTTTTACAATTTATAAAGACTAATATTTTAGGGTTCGTTACTACTTCTCTTGAtaatattatctttaaaattcGACTATAAATTCTCCTCCTCTTAATAATATAACGTGAGTTATTATTATACTCAACGCGCAGTGATTCATACTATAACTTCTCCCCATTGTTAAAGCACTTTTTACTTTAACTTTATGGTTAGAGTTACATCAATTAGTTAAAAGTTAAACCCTCTAATCTTGCAAACCTTTATCCTATAGGGTTTCACACAATTATAGCTTTTTAGGGTCTgtgatagtttttttttcatttttatatatttatttagattTGAATATTTCTCTCAACAATATTATCTCTAAAGTTCGACCTTAATAATATAGCTTGAATTACTATTATACCCACCAAGCACTTATTCATGTATATGATTTTCACTATAACTTGGGGGACTATTTAATTACTATAGCTTGTCCTAAAAGCACTTTTTACTTTACAGTTTGGGTTACATCAATTAGTTAAAAGCTAAACCCTCTAATCTTTCAAACCATCATCCTATAGGGTTTCACACAATTATAGCCTTTTAGGGTTTGTGAtagttcccttttttttttcctttttcatacACTTATTTaggcttttcttcttctttttttgcctTGAAATTGAGTCCCCACAAGCAGTTTGGTGATGAATGATTAAAAAAACAGTATGCTTTTGGGAAAGGATATATGTAAATGAGTGTTCGATTAATTAAAACCTtgataaagatatatatatatttaaggaaTGAATTGAGTTAACCAAAGTTTGAGACCAACTTTTGACCCATAAaggcaaaaaataaataatgctTGCAAAGTCCTTTAAGTTTTTACTATATATTGGGAAAGACCCTTTTAGGTCAAACAAatgtatatttatttagtttCTCTTAGTACCTTTTTACTGTCTCACAATCATATTtatctttttcttcctctttcatGGTTTGTTTTATGGCGGGATGATTTGAAGAGCTTTaaggaaaacaaagaaaaaaaaagaggcataatcattattttaatctttaatagttacatattttttaaatttgacccttatttttttagctaaatttgacttaacttttttaaaaaagagtTGAATTACTATTTTATAATGAAACTACTAACAAAAacgtttaatttttaaaatcggCAGGCCGAATGGCAATTCATGTTACTTCatgctattttttttattgttttgaatattttttataattgttaaattatttattgacatgACGTGTGAGATAAATAGTGTTATGTCAACATGAATAACATGTAGACCGTCACGTGAGTTACCACACCAATATCATTAAAAGTTAACATTTTCATTAAACAAAGCGATTTTACACTTTTCGAAaagttaataattaatataacccaaaaaaaaataaggaccaaattaataaaaaataaaaatgttagaaaactAAAGTTATCATTATTCcaatagtttttttcttttttataggaATACGAAGATAAGCATGAATCATGTTATTGAATATATGCAAATACGTCTATCATCTTACGTAAAATTtcttcaaataaatttttttaattagtatcTGAAACACACAGGAATGTGTATAATAAACACGTGAtaattaactatatatataatttttcacttataatttataataaacacgtgataattaataatgataaaattatattttaactcttataaaaataataaaaaataatttaattttttaaaaattataaaaatataaattattaaaataataaaattatatttttattatcgtacaaatatataatttaatttcaattatttaagaaaaaaaattctgaatagaaaatagaaaatgatCCAAGAATAGGAACTGTTTGAGCTGAAGAGATGATGAAATGATGATAATGAAAGACAAGACCTTAGACCTAACTTAGGCAAAGAGAAATGACTTCACAAAAGTGAATAATGGAACACATGGGGAAAATAAAGTGGACGGatgtgtaaaaaaattaaaattttaataaatttaatgttatgTCATATTCTTATcgtgtttttgatttttttatgtgttatatataatatttaaatttggatttgattgaaagaaaaaagaaagtatgAGGTGACAAAGTGGGACACCTACTATTGCAAATCTTAATACTTAGATTTTTGCGTTGACCTTTTATGGTTTTTGTAGCATACATATATATAGGCCATCAGAAGTAGTCTTTAAATTGCAAGTAACGGTGGGTTGTGGATCGTATTAGGGGTgtgatattgaaaattttttaaattaacgaattttattttattatattaatttgatttaaaaaattttaaatcgagttgaatgaaatgaaattcgagtgaaattattcgagttaaattaaaaaaattaaacatgttaaaataaaatcttgttataatataactaattttatgTTAGAGAATACAGATTTGAAACCGTATATAgttaaaaactttttcaaaacaaaataataataaaaaatattttagtatgatgaacttgaattattaattaacttatttaaatctcaaaattattattgtttatatattttttataactttttaaaaaatataaattttggaattgttataaatattttgaatttttaaaaattattttgatttttttgtaatttttgttgagaatgaccaatttgctcattttcaaacttgacagtgaccaaaagggtatttattAACCTATTCCAaacttgaattaattatttgagttgactcgaataatttgaataacttgaTTTGATTAACTCGAACTTCGAAttattttcgattttttcgaattgaatcaaGTTTTACTCACCCCTATTTTGTATAATGTGTGTTCTATTTCTTAAAAGGATAATTACACTTAAAAGGTGACTAAATTATTAATAGATTCACATTCTGATCACTTGACTTTAAAATGTTACAGAATAATTACTGAACAAtatgaaagttttcatttaagtaattgaactattcgaaagtttttatttaagttgttaggttattaaagtttttttaaaagttcGGCTAGCGAATTCCAAATGATGATTTAACAATTAGTACGGTAGAT
Protein-coding sequences here:
- the LOC107963794 gene encoding uncharacterized protein; translation: MRGANGESRVLNNTLETIHAAANAIASAENRVPQATVQKRRWSGWWSVYWCFGSYKQKKRIGPAVLVSETSASGGNVPAAENPNQASSFTLPFVAPPSSPASFLPSEPPSATQSPAGLVSLTSISASMYSPGPASIFAIGPYAQETQLVSPPVFSAFPTEPSTAPFTPPPESVHLTTPSSPEVPFAQFLGPNLQYGEQRFPISHYEFQSYHLQPGSPVGQLISPSSGISGSGTSSPFLDGDYTAGLRFPEFQLGDPSKLLNLDKLSNREWGSYHGSGTLTPDGTTSTPLNGFLLDHQISEIVSYPRMARGNQTDQVVVDHRVSFELTNQKATSCVETETATPSEAVAESLWNEAAREREENATKLLDNSVCRVGETYNGKPEKAPADREGKPQHHKNRSITLGSVKEFNFDNINGEIEENATKSVETYEGRVGETYNERPEQAPADGEGKPQNHKNRSITLGSLKEFNFDNVNAEIEENATKSVETHECRVGETYNERPEKAEVSLQNEAARETEENSKSAETYEYRVGETCNVRPEKAPADKEAKPQHHKNRSITLGSAKEFNFDNPDGGDVHNKPIVSSDWWANEKVAGNDDGIPKNWSFFPMLQPGVS